From one Rosa rugosa chromosome 4, drRosRugo1.1, whole genome shotgun sequence genomic stretch:
- the LOC133706594 gene encoding ras-related protein RABB1b-like translates to MLYDYCLKYIIIGDTGVGKSCMLLQFTNKNFQLAHDCTVGVEFGSRMVTVEGRLIKIQIWDTAGQESFRSITRTYYRGAAGALLVYDVTRRETFKHVASWIDDARQHANPNMTFMLIGNKCDLHDRRVVSKEEGEQFAKENGLLFMETSARTAQNIEDAFTKTAAKILQNIHEGVFEVSKESSGITVGYELPGLGSSGGGCCSY, encoded by the coding sequence ATGTTGTACGACTACTGTTTAAAGTACATCATCATCGGCGACACAGGTGTAGGGAAATCATGCATGCTCCTGCAATTCACAAACAAGAATTTCCAGCTTGCGCATGATTGCACCGTTGGTGTCGAGTTCGGCTCTCGCATGGTCACTGTGGAAGGTCGTTTAATTAAGATTCAGATATGGGACACCGCCGGCCAAGAGTCTTTTAGATCCATCACTAGAACTTACTACAGAGGAGCAGCTGGAGCACTGCTGGTTTACGACGTAACCAGGAGGGAGACGTTTAAACATGTCGCAAGCTGGATAGATGATGCCCGGCAGCATGCAAACCCTAACATGACATTCATGCTTATCGGAAACAAGTGTGATCTTCATGATCGAAGAGTTGTCAGCAAAGAGGAAGGGGAGCAATTCGCCAAGGAGAATGGGCTTTTGTTCATGGAGACATCTGCAAGAACTGCTCAAAACATTGAGGATGCCTTCACAAAAACTGCTGCAAAGATTCTTCAAAATATTCATGAAGGCGTTTTTGAAGTATCAAAGGAGTCATCTGGAATCACGGTCGGATATGAACTCCCCGGCCTAGGTTCCTCAGGTGGTGGATGTTGCAGCTATTAG
- the LOC133744812 gene encoding ras-related protein RABB1b-like, which translates to MSYVYLFKYIIIGDTGVGKLCLLLNFTDKRFRPEHDVTIGVEFGTRMVTIEGKPIKLNIWDTAGQEAFRSITISFYRGGAGALLVFNVTRRETFRNLTKWLEDTRQHVNRNITIMLIGNKCDLAHKKVVRRKEGEQFAKENGLLYLETSSKTAHNVGEAFIKTAAKILQNISEGVIDMSNETPGITIGYGLPQGPSGANDGVVP; encoded by the exons ATGTCTTACGTCTACCTCTTCAAGTACATCATCATTGGCGACACAGGTGTAGGGAAATTGTGCCTGCTCTTGAATTTCACAGACAAGAGGTTTCGGCCCGAGCATGATGTCACCATTGGTGTTGAGTTTGGCACTCGCATGGTCACTATTGAGGGTAAACCCATCAAGCTCAATATATGGGACACTGCTGGACAAGAAGCTTTTAGATCCATCACTATATCTTTCTACAGAGGAGGAGCTGGAGCACTTCTGGTTTTCAACGTAACCAGGAGGGAGACATTTAGAAATCTCACGAAATGGCTAGAGGATACAAGGCAGCATGTAAATCGTAACATCACAATCATGCTCATAGGGAACAAGTGTGATCTTGCTCATAAAAAGGTTGTCAGAAGAAAGGAAGGGGAGCAATTCGCAAAGGAGAATGGACTTCTATACTTGGAAAC ATCTTCAAAAACTGCTCATAACGTTGGGGAGGCTTTCATAAAAACTGCTGCAAAGattcttcaaaatataagtGAAGGCGTGATCGATATGTCGAATGAGACGCCTGGAATCACTATTGGATATGGACTACCCCAAGGTCCATCAGGTGCAAATGATGGAGTTGTTCCTTGA